One region of Sphingomonas kaistensis genomic DNA includes:
- a CDS encoding phospholipase D-like domain-containing protein translates to MGPVLEPGRNCWRIEQAGRASVIVDACDYYHIIRQMMERAEHRILIIGWDFDPRILLDRDDSDESLGDFLLGIAKKKPNVDIRILKWDLGALKLLVRGKALAWLARLAWQKSIKFTLDHAHPAGCSHHQKIVVIDDSFAICGGIDMTGDRWDKSAHRDDEPGRVRPNGKPYGPWHDVTMAVDGPLARALAELSRDRWRRATGEELPLLDQRDDFWPDELDPHFTDARFAIARTQAAYKEWEDVREVEALFVDAIESARDFIYFENQYFTSPRIAAAIMRRMEAPDPPEIVLVTPITADGWLEQVAMDATRLRLMKIIGSVDPQDRFRIYTPKTKGGQDIYVHAKVMIVDDAFLKIGSANMNNRSLGLDSECDLALIDEEGHRACVRAVRERLMAEHLGATEAEVRATFERTGSLRATIAELTKKDDRRLEPLPYEKPEGAACFIAETELLDPKSPDAMFEGMTRRTLFDPLRGRFKALRRRGKKLPV, encoded by the coding sequence GTGGGGCCAGTGCTCGAACCTGGACGTAATTGCTGGCGGATCGAGCAGGCCGGGCGCGCCTCGGTGATCGTCGATGCCTGCGACTATTACCACATCATCCGCCAGATGATGGAGCGGGCAGAGCACCGAATCCTGATCATCGGCTGGGACTTCGATCCCCGTATCCTGCTCGACCGCGACGACAGCGACGAAAGCCTCGGCGACTTCCTGCTCGGAATCGCCAAGAAGAAGCCGAACGTCGACATCCGGATCCTGAAGTGGGACCTTGGTGCATTGAAGCTGCTGGTCCGCGGCAAGGCTCTCGCTTGGCTTGCCCGCCTCGCCTGGCAGAAATCGATCAAGTTCACCCTCGACCACGCCCACCCCGCCGGCTGCAGCCACCACCAGAAGATCGTGGTGATCGACGACAGCTTCGCCATCTGCGGCGGGATCGACATGACCGGCGACCGCTGGGACAAGTCTGCCCACCGCGACGACGAACCCGGCCGGGTCCGTCCCAACGGCAAGCCCTATGGCCCGTGGCACGACGTCACCATGGCGGTCGACGGCCCGCTCGCCCGCGCGCTGGCTGAACTCAGCCGCGATCGCTGGCGGCGGGCCACCGGCGAGGAGTTGCCGCTGCTCGACCAGCGCGACGACTTCTGGCCTGACGAACTCGACCCGCATTTCACCGACGCCCGCTTCGCCATCGCCCGCACCCAGGCCGCCTACAAAGAGTGGGAGGACGTCCGCGAGGTCGAGGCGCTGTTCGTCGACGCGATCGAAAGCGCCCGCGACTTCATCTATTTCGAGAACCAGTATTTCACCTCGCCCCGCATCGCCGCCGCGATCATGCGGCGAATGGAAGCGCCCGATCCGCCCGAGATCGTGCTGGTCACCCCGATCACCGCCGACGGCTGGCTCGAGCAGGTGGCGATGGACGCCACCCGGCTGCGGCTGATGAAGATCATCGGCTCGGTCGATCCCCAAGACCGCTTCCGCATCTATACGCCCAAGACGAAGGGAGGGCAGGACATCTACGTCCACGCCAAGGTGATGATCGTCGACGACGCCTTTCTCAAGATCGGCTCGGCCAACATGAACAACCGAAGCCTCGGCCTCGACAGCGAGTGCGATCTCGCGCTGATCGACGAGGAAGGGCACCGCGCCTGTGTCCGCGCCGTGCGCGAGCGGCTGATGGCCGAACATCTCGGCGCGACCGAGGCGGAGGTCCGCGCCACCTTCGAACGGACCGGTTCGCTGCGCGCCACAATCGCCGAACTGACCAAGAAGGACGACCGCCGGCTCGAGCCCCTGCCCTACGAAAAGCCCGAAGGCGCGGCCTGCTTCATCGCCGAAACCGAGCTGCTCGACCCCAAGAGCCCCGATGCGATGTTCGAGGGGATGACGCGCCGCACCCTGTTCGATCCCCTGCGCGGCCGCTTCAAGGCGCTTCGCCGCCGGGGGAAGAAGCTGCCGGTCTGA
- a CDS encoding alpha/beta hydrolase — translation MPRSPQRRRWRNIPRVAAELVDRFGWSPVALLNTIDRLTPGRGDRARKVGDGIAYGPLGRHKLDVWAPSHPDSARLPVIVFFYGGGWHSGERGDYGFAAAAFAGQGFVAVLPDYRLVPEIRYPGFLEDAALAVRWVAAHVAEFGGDPTKITVAGHSAGAYIAAMLALDPRWLAAVQLGPETIRAGVLLSGPFDFAPFREWRGRATFGTYHDPADTQPINHVRSDAPPLLLQHGSSDRLVYAKNSRSLDEALTRAGAPHELRIYKGCDHAGTAVALSRPFRGRHPVLADATRFLRSVLGLPKSPPTT, via the coding sequence ATGCCTCGGTCGCCCCAGCGTCGTCGCTGGCGCAACATCCCCCGGGTCGCCGCCGAACTGGTCGACCGCTTCGGGTGGAGCCCGGTGGCACTGCTCAACACGATCGACCGCCTCACGCCCGGGCGGGGCGACCGCGCGCGCAAGGTCGGCGACGGGATCGCCTACGGACCGCTCGGCCGCCACAAGCTCGACGTCTGGGCGCCGTCGCACCCGGACAGCGCAAGGCTTCCGGTAATCGTCTTCTTCTACGGCGGCGGCTGGCATTCGGGCGAGCGCGGCGATTACGGCTTCGCCGCGGCGGCCTTTGCCGGACAGGGGTTCGTCGCCGTCCTCCCCGATTATCGCCTGGTGCCCGAGATCCGCTATCCCGGCTTCCTCGAGGATGCCGCGCTGGCCGTGCGCTGGGTGGCCGCGCATGTCGCCGAATTTGGTGGCGACCCCACCAAGATCACCGTCGCCGGCCATAGCGCAGGCGCCTACATCGCCGCGATGCTGGCGCTCGACCCGCGCTGGCTCGCCGCCGTCCAACTCGGGCCCGAGACGATCCGCGCCGGCGTGCTGCTGTCCGGACCGTTCGACTTCGCGCCGTTCCGCGAATGGCGGGGACGAGCGACCTTTGGCACCTACCATGACCCGGCCGATACCCAGCCGATCAATCATGTCCGATCCGACGCTCCGCCGCTGCTTCTGCAGCATGGATCGTCGGACCGGCTGGTCTATGCCAAGAACAGCCGCAGCCTCGACGAAGCGCTGACCCGCGCCGGAGCGCCGCATGAGCTTCGCATCTACAAGGGGTGCGACCATGCCGGAACCGCCGTGGCCCTGTCCCGGCCCTTCCGCGGACGGCATCCGGTGCTTGCGGATGCCACCCGTTTCTTGCGCTCGGTGCTGGGGCTTCCCAAATCCCCGCCAACGACATGA
- the hslV gene encoding ATP-dependent protease subunit HslV produces the protein MEQWHGTTIIGVRKDGRTVIAGDGQVSMGNTVMKPNARKVRRLGKDGKVIAGFAGATADAFTLFERLEKKLETHHGQLLRAAVELAKDWRTDKFLRNLEALMIVADADTLLVITGNGDVLEPEGGIAAIGSGGNYALSAAKALVDYEPDPEKLARKAMAIAAEVCVFTNDRVVVETV, from the coding sequence ATGGAACAATGGCACGGCACCACCATCATCGGGGTGCGCAAGGATGGCCGCACGGTGATCGCCGGCGACGGCCAGGTCAGCATGGGCAATACGGTGATGAAACCCAATGCCCGCAAGGTTCGGCGCCTGGGCAAGGACGGCAAGGTGATTGCCGGGTTCGCAGGCGCCACCGCTGATGCCTTCACCCTGTTCGAGCGACTCGAGAAGAAGCTCGAAACCCATCACGGCCAGCTGCTGCGCGCCGCGGTCGAGCTGGCCAAGGACTGGCGGACCGACAAGTTCCTGCGCAACCTCGAGGCCCTGATGATCGTCGCCGACGCCGACACCTTGCTGGTGATCACCGGCAACGGCGACGTGCTCGAGCCCGAAGGCGGGATCGCGGCGATCGGCAGCGGCGGCAACTACGCCCTGTCCGCCGCCAAGGCGCTGGTCGACTACGAGCCGGATCCGGAAAAGCTTGCCCGCAAGGCGATGGCGATCGCTGCCGAGGTCTGCGTCTTCACCAACGACCGCGTGGTCGTTGAGACCGTTTAG
- the hslU gene encoding ATP-dependent protease ATPase subunit HslU, with product MNEALTPKTIVAALDDHIIGQTEAKRAVAVALRNRWRRQQLGDELRDEVTPKNILMIGPTGCGKTEISRRLAKLADAPFVKVEATKFTEVGYVGRDVEQIARDLVEEAVRLEKERRRERVRQAAEEAAMERLLDALTGKGSSEATRASFRQRFSDGSLDSAEVEIEVTEAPSAPFDLPGQGGVGMINLSEMMSKAMGGAPKKRRKLKVPAAFAKLVDEEADKRLDQDDVTRAALADAEANGIVFLDEIDKIAVSDVRGGSVSREGVQRDLLPLIEGTTVATKYGPLKTDHILFIASGAFHVAKPSDLLPELQGRLPIRVELKALTEDDFVRILSATRASLTDQYRALLATEEVTIDFAEDGIRALAKIAAEVNESVENIGARRLQTVMEKLLETISFEAEDRRGDSLTVDAAFVEAQLSDLARNTDLSRYVL from the coding sequence GTGAACGAAGCCCTGACTCCCAAGACCATCGTCGCTGCCCTCGACGATCACATCATCGGCCAGACGGAAGCCAAGCGCGCGGTCGCCGTTGCGCTCCGCAACCGCTGGCGCCGCCAGCAGCTCGGCGACGAGTTGCGCGACGAGGTGACCCCCAAGAACATCCTGATGATCGGGCCGACCGGCTGCGGCAAGACCGAGATAAGCCGCCGTCTCGCCAAGCTTGCGGATGCCCCTTTCGTGAAGGTCGAAGCGACCAAATTCACCGAGGTCGGCTATGTCGGCCGCGACGTGGAGCAGATCGCTCGCGACCTGGTCGAGGAAGCGGTCCGACTGGAAAAGGAACGCCGCCGCGAGCGGGTCCGCCAGGCTGCCGAGGAAGCGGCGATGGAACGCCTGCTCGACGCGCTGACCGGCAAGGGCTCGAGCGAGGCGACCCGCGCCTCCTTCCGCCAGCGCTTCTCCGATGGCAGCCTCGATTCGGCCGAGGTCGAGATCGAGGTGACCGAAGCGCCGTCGGCCCCCTTCGACCTGCCCGGGCAGGGCGGGGTCGGCATGATCAACCTCAGCGAGATGATGTCCAAGGCGATGGGCGGCGCGCCCAAGAAGCGGCGCAAGCTCAAGGTGCCGGCCGCGTTCGCCAAGCTGGTCGACGAAGAAGCGGACAAGCGCCTCGACCAGGACGACGTCACCCGCGCGGCGCTGGCCGACGCCGAGGCCAACGGCATCGTCTTCCTCGACGAGATCGACAAGATCGCGGTCAGCGACGTGCGCGGCGGATCAGTCAGCCGCGAGGGCGTCCAGCGCGACCTCCTGCCGCTGATCGAGGGCACCACGGTCGCGACCAAATACGGGCCGCTCAAGACCGACCACATCCTGTTCATCGCCTCGGGCGCCTTCCACGTCGCCAAGCCGTCGGACCTGCTGCCCGAGCTGCAGGGCCGACTGCCGATCCGGGTCGAACTGAAAGCGCTTACCGAGGACGATTTCGTGCGCATCCTGTCGGCGACCCGCGCCAGCCTCACCGACCAGTATCGCGCGCTCCTGGCCACCGAAGAGGTGACCATCGACTTCGCCGAGGACGGCATCCGCGCGCTTGCGAAGATCGCGGCAGAGGTCAACGAAAGCGTCGAGAACATCGGTGCCCGGCGGTTGCAGACCGTGATGGAAAAGTTGCTGGAGACGATCAGCTTCGAGGCCGAAGATCGGCGCGGCGACAGCCTTACCGTCGATGCCGCGTTCGTGGAGGCACAGCTCAGCGACCTCGCCCGCAACACCGACCTGTCGCGCTACGTCCTCTGA
- a CDS encoding GFA family protein, which translates to MAEQGGCLCGAIRFEVREGAQPVHHALCHCRDCQRASGTPATSWSLFAREDVTITGEPASFRSSERATRQFCGKCGTGLFYLNDAIFPGQIDIQSATFDDPGRFPVQGQIQTAERIDWMGKLDSLPSFERYPG; encoded by the coding sequence ATGGCGGAACAGGGCGGCTGTCTGTGCGGAGCGATCCGCTTCGAAGTGCGGGAGGGTGCGCAGCCCGTGCATCACGCGCTGTGCCATTGCCGTGACTGCCAGCGGGCGAGCGGGACGCCGGCCACCAGCTGGAGCCTGTTCGCCAGGGAAGATGTGACCATCACTGGTGAGCCGGCGAGCTTCCGGAGCAGTGAACGTGCCACTCGCCAGTTCTGCGGCAAGTGCGGCACCGGCCTGTTCTATCTCAACGACGCAATCTTCCCCGGGCAGATCGACATTCAGTCCGCGACGTTCGACGATCCCGGTCGCTTCCCGGTGCAGGGGCAGATCCAGACCGCCGAACGGATCGACTGGATGGGCAAGCTCGACAGCCTGCCCAGTTTCGAGCGCTATCCGGGCTGA
- a CDS encoding TIGR02117 family protein: MLLALAAFPLAFLAAAVAGGLLPVNRDWQEPGDGTTIYLRSNGIHVDIVMPARKQGLDWSEVVPPSDVADPPLPVRWYGFGAGERRVYLETPAWSDLSARTLWAALTGGERVLHVDQTAEPGIELRAIRLRPEEYRRLWAAIRADFDGRPRRIDHPGYGPDDAFYEGRGRASAIHTCNQWVADKLRLAGVRTSLWSPFPAGLLWRYREAGDQPG; encoded by the coding sequence TTGCTGCTCGCGCTTGCCGCCTTTCCGCTCGCCTTTCTGGCCGCCGCGGTGGCCGGCGGCCTCCTTCCCGTGAACCGCGATTGGCAGGAGCCGGGGGACGGCACCACCATCTACCTGCGCTCCAACGGCATCCACGTCGACATCGTCATGCCGGCGAGGAAGCAGGGGCTGGACTGGAGCGAGGTGGTTCCTCCGAGCGACGTGGCGGATCCGCCCTTGCCGGTCCGATGGTATGGTTTCGGCGCGGGCGAGCGGCGGGTCTATCTGGAGACGCCGGCCTGGAGCGACCTCAGCGCCCGCACCCTGTGGGCGGCGCTGACGGGCGGCGAGCGGGTGCTGCATGTCGACCAGACCGCTGAGCCGGGGATCGAACTGCGTGCGATCCGCCTCCGGCCCGAGGAATACCGCCGGCTGTGGGCGGCGATCAGGGCCGACTTCGACGGCCGGCCGCGGCGGATCGACCACCCCGGCTACGGGCCCGACGACGCCTTTTACGAGGGCCGCGGCCGGGCCAGCGCGATCCACACCTGCAACCAGTGGGTCGCCGACAAATTGCGGCTGGCGGGGGTCAGGACCAGCCTGTGGTCGCCGTTCCCGGCCGGCCTCCTGTGGCGTTACCGGGAGGCCGGCGATCAGCCCGGATAG
- the yajC gene encoding preprotein translocase subunit YajC, protein MPEMSLTLAAAAPAAPGGAAAFIMQIFPFLLIFVIFYFLMIRPQQKKMRDHQAMIGAVKKGDEVITAGGIRGRVTRVVDEREVEVEIAQGVKVRVVRSTLSQVLNLSPKGAND, encoded by the coding sequence ATGCCCGAGATGAGCTTGACCCTCGCAGCCGCAGCGCCCGCAGCGCCGGGCGGTGCCGCCGCCTTCATCATGCAGATTTTCCCGTTCCTGCTCATCTTCGTGATCTTCTATTTCCTGATGATCCGTCCGCAGCAGAAGAAGATGCGCGATCACCAGGCGATGATCGGCGCCGTCAAGAAGGGCGACGAAGTGATCACCGCCGGCGGCATCCGCGGCCGGGTCACCCGCGTGGTCGACGAGCGTGAAGTCGAGGTCGAGATCGCCCAGGGCGTCAAGGTCCGGGTCGTCCGCTCGACGCTGTCGCAGGTGCTCAACCTGTCGCCCAAGGGCGCGAACGACTGA
- the secD gene encoding protein translocase subunit SecD — MFDLPRWKIWGIFLAIALGIAFAIPSFFPKSQVATWPSFVPRTQIALGLDLAGGSQLLLEADLADAEKQRLAAMEDSVSQELRRAPRIQAGDISTSGGRVSFILRDPTQLDAAVERLRTLTAGVGLTGTRTWNVSTADGNRVIMTPTPEGAQQAVKDAMTVARDVVRRRIDPSGTREVTVINQGANRILVQVPGVDDPEALKRLIGQTARLEFKLVDLRADQNQVAQGRAPAGSQVLPMADGTGAIAVQRRAMVSGENVSQATQAFDQQTGAPVVTIRFDTAGARRFGRATTENVNKPFAIILDNKVLSAPNINEPILGGTAQISGNFTVETASELAVALSSGKLPVKLDVIEERTVSAELGRDSIEKGLLASAAAVLAVMIFMILTYGRFGVYANLALLVNAFMILAIMGIFGSALTLPGIAGFVLTIGAAVDANVLINERIREEQKRGRKLLDAIDTGYKEASTAIFDANITNTIAAALMWYFGSGPVRGFAIVLLIGIITSVFTAVNFTRLLVALWVRAKRPRELHI; from the coding sequence ATGTTCGACCTGCCGCGGTGGAAGATCTGGGGAATCTTTCTGGCGATCGCGCTGGGCATTGCCTTCGCTATCCCGAGTTTCTTTCCCAAGAGCCAGGTCGCGACCTGGCCGTCGTTCGTCCCGCGGACCCAGATCGCGCTTGGCCTTGACCTTGCCGGCGGCAGCCAGCTGCTGCTGGAAGCCGACCTTGCCGATGCCGAAAAGCAGCGCCTTGCGGCGATGGAAGACAGTGTCTCGCAGGAGCTTCGGCGTGCTCCCCGGATCCAGGCCGGCGACATTTCGACGTCGGGCGGACGGGTCAGCTTCATCCTGCGCGATCCGACCCAGCTCGATGCCGCGGTGGAGCGGCTGCGCACCCTTACCGCCGGGGTCGGACTGACCGGAACGCGGACCTGGAACGTCAGCACCGCCGACGGCAACCGGGTCATCATGACACCCACGCCCGAAGGCGCGCAACAGGCCGTCAAGGACGCCATGACCGTGGCCCGCGACGTGGTTCGCCGCCGCATCGATCCGTCGGGCACCCGCGAGGTCACCGTCATCAACCAGGGTGCCAACCGCATCCTGGTGCAGGTTCCGGGCGTCGACGACCCCGAAGCCCTCAAGCGCCTGATCGGCCAGACCGCCCGCCTCGAGTTCAAGCTGGTCGACCTGCGCGCCGACCAGAACCAGGTCGCCCAGGGCCGCGCCCCGGCCGGAAGCCAGGTGCTGCCGATGGCCGACGGAACGGGAGCGATCGCGGTCCAGCGCCGGGCGATGGTGTCGGGCGAGAACGTGTCGCAGGCGACCCAGGCATTCGACCAGCAGACCGGCGCCCCGGTGGTCACCATCCGCTTCGACACTGCCGGCGCCCGCCGCTTTGGCCGCGCCACCACCGAGAACGTCAACAAACCGTTCGCGATCATCCTCGACAACAAGGTGCTGTCGGCGCCGAACATCAACGAGCCGATCCTTGGCGGCACCGCGCAGATCAGCGGCAACTTCACCGTCGAGACCGCCAGCGAACTCGCCGTCGCGCTGTCGTCGGGCAAGCTGCCGGTCAAGCTCGACGTCATCGAGGAGCGCACCGTCTCGGCCGAGCTTGGCCGCGATTCGATCGAAAAGGGGCTGCTCGCCTCGGCCGCCGCGGTCCTCGCGGTGATGATCTTCATGATTCTCACCTATGGCCGGTTCGGGGTCTACGCGAACCTCGCGCTGCTGGTGAATGCCTTCATGATCCTCGCGATCATGGGGATCTTCGGCTCCGCGCTGACCCTGCCCGGTATCGCCGGCTTCGTGCTGACGATCGGCGCTGCGGTAGACGCCAACGTGCTGATCAACGAGCGCATCCGCGAGGAGCAGAAGCGGGGACGCAAGCTGCTCGACGCGATCGACACCGGCTACAAGGAGGCGTCCACCGCCATCTTCGACGCCAACATCACCAACACCATCGCTGCGGCGCTGATGTGGTATTTCGGCTCGGGCCCGGTGCGCGGCTTCGCCATCGTGCTGCTGATCGGCATCATCACCTCCGTGTTCACCGCGGTGAACTTCACCCGCCTGCTGGTCGCCCTGTGGGTGCGTGCCAAGCGGCCGCGCGAACTGCATATCTGA
- the secF gene encoding protein translocase subunit SecF, translating to MKLLKLVPDDTNIDFMKVRNIALILSILVTVASLALVGIKGLNLGVDFIGGQVVRTTFAQPVAIEDLRSRVEALDVGEASIQEFGDGKTYQIRLPRPDGPESQAAAITGKVRTMLQSQYPGVTVGAAEAVSGKVSEELARDGLLAITLAMLGVAIYIWFRFEWQFGVGALVTLGHDVALILGFFALTQLQVDLNIVAAFLAVVGYSLNDTVVIYDRIRENLRKFRKMQIVPMLNLSLNETLSRTIVTSGSIMLALATLLIFGPDVIFGLTAAILLGTFIGTYSSIYISAPILVWLGIKPDSFLKIEDKAPNLAGSDGAVV from the coding sequence ATGAAGCTGCTGAAGCTCGTCCCCGACGACACCAACATCGATTTCATGAAAGTGCGCAACATCGCCCTCATCCTGTCGATCCTGGTGACGGTCGCCAGCCTCGCGCTGGTCGGCATCAAGGGCCTCAACCTCGGCGTCGATTTCATCGGCGGGCAGGTGGTCCGGACCACCTTCGCCCAGCCGGTCGCGATCGAGGATCTGCGCAGCCGGGTCGAGGCGCTCGACGTCGGCGAAGCCAGCATCCAGGAATTCGGCGACGGCAAGACCTACCAGATCCGCCTGCCGCGCCCCGACGGCCCCGAATCGCAGGCCGCCGCGATCACCGGCAAGGTCCGGACCATGCTGCAGTCCCAATATCCGGGGGTCACGGTCGGCGCCGCCGAAGCGGTGTCGGGCAAGGTGTCCGAAGAACTGGCGCGCGACGGCTTGCTTGCGATCACCCTCGCCATGCTGGGCGTCGCCATCTACATCTGGTTCCGGTTCGAATGGCAGTTCGGCGTCGGCGCGCTGGTCACGCTGGGCCACGACGTCGCGCTGATCCTCGGCTTCTTCGCGCTGACCCAGTTGCAGGTCGACCTCAACATCGTCGCCGCCTTCCTTGCAGTGGTCGGCTATTCATTGAACGACACGGTGGTGATCTACGACCGCATCCGCGAGAATTTGCGCAAGTTCCGCAAGATGCAGATCGTGCCGATGCTCAACCTCTCGCTGAACGAGACGCTGTCGAGGACCATCGTCACCTCGGGCTCGATCATGCTGGCGCTGGCGACCCTTCTGATCTTTGGTCCCGACGTCATTTTCGGCCTGACCGCCGCGATCCTGCTCGGCACCTTCATCGGCACCTATTCGTCGATCTACATCTCGGCCCCGATCCTGGTCTGGCTGGGGATCAAGCCCGACAGCTTCCTCAAGATCGAGGACAAGGCGCCGAACCTGGCGGGCAGCGACGGGGCGGTGGTGTAA
- a CDS encoding outer membrane protein assembly factor BamD, giving the protein MPKTNRLLLLALSVAVVLPAAGCARNRTKSDTAYVARDVNTLYALAKGRLDSGDYTVAAKTFDEVERQHPYSVWARRAQLMSAFSYYMAKTYPDAISSAQRFLTIHPGNKDAPYANYLIAMSYYNQIADVTRDQKITGQASDSFQELIRRYPESRYAADARLKLDLINDQLAGKEMEVGRYYQRSGNWLASVNRFREVVDKYQTTTHAPEALMRLTESYLALGTPDEAVKSAAVLGRNYPGTVWYERAYALIQRHVPNAPRQAA; this is encoded by the coding sequence ATGCCCAAGACCAATCGTCTCCTTCTTCTCGCGTTGAGTGTTGCGGTGGTCCTGCCCGCCGCAGGTTGTGCCCGCAACCGCACCAAGTCCGACACCGCCTATGTCGCGCGCGACGTCAACACGCTCTACGCGCTGGCCAAGGGCCGGCTCGACAGCGGCGACTATACCGTCGCGGCCAAGACCTTCGACGAGGTCGAACGGCAGCACCCTTATTCGGTCTGGGCCCGCCGCGCGCAGCTGATGAGCGCGTTCAGCTATTACATGGCGAAGACCTATCCCGACGCGATCAGCTCGGCCCAGCGCTTCCTGACGATCCACCCGGGTAACAAGGACGCGCCCTACGCCAACTACCTGATCGCGATGAGCTATTATAATCAGATCGCCGACGTCACCCGCGACCAGAAGATCACCGGCCAGGCCAGCGATTCGTTCCAGGAGCTGATCCGCCGCTATCCCGAGAGCCGCTACGCTGCCGATGCGCGCCTGAAGCTCGACCTCATCAACGACCAGCTCGCCGGCAAGGAAATGGAAGTCGGCCGCTACTACCAGCGGTCGGGCAACTGGCTCGCCAGCGTCAATCGCTTCCGCGAGGTGGTCGACAAGTATCAGACCACCACGCACGCGCCCGAGGCGCTGATGCGGCTGACCGAGAGCTACCTCGCGCTCGGCACGCCCGACGAGGCGGTCAAGTCGGCCGCGGTGCTTGGCCGCAACTATCCCGGAACGGTCTGGTACGAGCGCGCCTATGCGCTGATCCAGCGGCACGTTCCGAACGCCCCGCGACAGGCGGCTTGA